The Humulus lupulus chromosome 3, drHumLupu1.1, whole genome shotgun sequence genome window below encodes:
- the LOC133823277 gene encoding uncharacterized protein LOC133823277 isoform X2: MVLQLLNGLGPEFYPVVSGITSRDDSLTLESIQALLMAHESPLERHQTMSDLSNKMDANITFGPSRNGPFAAYRSTYNYGRSSNYESASRNTSRGFSRGPPISVKLLCQVYLKSGHTAAVCHYRFDKTFITPKAGTTQPRVYLIEQEIAYDPQAYVTSSLPNFGDDGCWMQTQAPPIMLHMGWNIWTLQFLLLGMKLSLLVMDKQSGRVLLKRKVRDVLYMLGEDTQSSQRTSLECHLDLNHVFSWVILFSIRGIFERMQLAELLFLGMWCSMKLSFHHHYLTQVQSYTSSHFPTAQFHTTPIYPATNYALIGVNFGVHTENHYASTPSIPHAATMQPNSDSTQAPSCLPPTIVSSAAPPMTLVDNVNQVVAPPRAHPMTTRSQSGIYKPKAYLATNHPLSESLLPTEPSSVRTALKEPR; the protein is encoded by the exons ATGGTCTTGCAACTCCTCAACGGTCTTGGTCCCGAGTTTTATCCTGTAGTGTCGGGTATTACCTCTCGTGATGATTCTCTTACTCTGGAATCGATTCAAGCACTATTAATGGCTCATGAGAGTCCTCTTGAACGTCATCAAACTATGTCTGATCTCTCCAACAAGATGGATGCCAATATTACTTTTGGTCCTTCAAGAAATGGACCCTTCGCTGCTTACAGATCAACTTACAATTATGGTCGAAGTTCTAACTATGAATCTGCTTCAAGAAACACTAGTCGAGGATTTTCTCGAGGCCCTCCTATCTCTGTTAAACTTCTTTGTCAAGTCTACTTGAAAAGTGGTCACACTGCTGCAGTTTGTCATTATAGGTTTGATAAAACCTTTATCACTCCAAAGGCAGGCACTACTCAACCACGTGTGTATCTCATTGAGCAAGAAATTGCATACGACCCTCAAGCTTATGTCACTTCTTCTCTCCCAAACTTTGGTGATGATGGGTGTTGGATGCAGACACAGGCGCCACCAATAATGTTGCATATGGGATGGAACATTTGGACTCTGCAGTTCCTTTTACTAGGAATGAAACTCTCGTTGTTGGTGATG GACAAGCAATCGGGGAGAGTCTTGCTAAAACGGAAGGTTAGGGATGTTTTGTATATGCTTGGTGAGGATACTCAAAGTTCACAAAGGACTTCTCTGGAATGTCATCTAG ATTTGAACCATGTATTTTCTTGGGTTATTCTCTTCAGCATAAGGGGTATTTTTGAGAGAATGCAGCTGGCAGAATTATTATTTCTCGGAATGTGGTGTTCAATGAAACTCAGTTTTCACCATCACTACCTTACTCAGGTACAATCTTATACCTCCTCTCATTTTCCTACTGCTCAATTTCATACAACACCAATATATCCAGCTACTAATTATGCTCTTATTGGTGTCAACTTTGGTGTGCACACTGAGAATCACTATGCATCAACACCATCTATACCTCATGCAGCTACTATGCAACCAAATTCAGATTCTACTCAAGCTCCATCATGTCTGCCACCTACTATTGTGTCATCCGCTGCTCCCCCTATGACACTCGTTGATAATGTAAACCAAGTTGTAGCTCCACCTCGTGCTCATCCAATGACAACTCGATCCCAAAGTGGCATCTACAAACCAAAGGCCTATCTTGCAACAAATCACCCTCTTTCAGAGTCTTTACTTCCAACTGAACCATCTTCTGTAAGGACAGCTCTCAAAGAACCGCGCTAG
- the LOC133823277 gene encoding uncharacterized protein LOC133823277 isoform X3, with translation MVLQLLNGLGPEFYPVVSGITSRDDSLTLESIQALLMAHESPLERHQTMSDLSNKMDANITFGPSRNGPFAAYRSTYNYGRSSNYESASRNTSRGFSRGPPISVKLLCQVYLKSGHTAAVCHYRFDKTFITPKAGTTQPRVYLIEQEIAYDPQAYVTSSLPNFGDDGCWMQTQAPPIMLHMGWNIWTLQFLLLGMKLSLLVMDKQSGRVLLKRKVRDVLYMLGEDTQSSQRTSLECHLA, from the exons ATGGTCTTGCAACTCCTCAACGGTCTTGGTCCCGAGTTTTATCCTGTAGTGTCGGGTATTACCTCTCGTGATGATTCTCTTACTCTGGAATCGATTCAAGCACTATTAATGGCTCATGAGAGTCCTCTTGAACGTCATCAAACTATGTCTGATCTCTCCAACAAGATGGATGCCAATATTACTTTTGGTCCTTCAAGAAATGGACCCTTCGCTGCTTACAGATCAACTTACAATTATGGTCGAAGTTCTAACTATGAATCTGCTTCAAGAAACACTAGTCGAGGATTTTCTCGAGGCCCTCCTATCTCTGTTAAACTTCTTTGTCAAGTCTACTTGAAAAGTGGTCACACTGCTGCAGTTTGTCATTATAGGTTTGATAAAACCTTTATCACTCCAAAGGCAGGCACTACTCAACCACGTGTGTATCTCATTGAGCAAGAAATTGCATACGACCCTCAAGCTTATGTCACTTCTTCTCTCCCAAACTTTGGTGATGATGGGTGTTGGATGCAGACACAGGCGCCACCAATAATGTTGCATATGGGATGGAACATTTGGACTCTGCAGTTCCTTTTACTAGGAATGAAACTCTCGTTGTTGGTGATG GACAAGCAATCGGGGAGAGTCTTGCTAAAACGGAAGGTTAGGGATGTTTTGTATATGCTTGGTGAGGATACTCAAAGTTCACAAAGGACTTCTCTGGAATGTCATCTAG CATAA
- the LOC133823277 gene encoding uncharacterized protein LOC133823277 isoform X1: MVLQLLNGLGPEFYPVVSGITSRDDSLTLESIQALLMAHESPLERHQTMSDLSNKMDANITFGPSRNGPFAAYRSTYNYGRSSNYESASRNTSRGFSRGPPISVKLLCQVYLKSGHTAAVCHYRFDKTFITPKAGTTQPRVYLIEQEIAYDPQAYVTSSLPNFGDDGCWMQTQAPPIMLHMGWNIWTLQFLLLGMKLSLLVMDKQSGRVLLKRKVRDVLYMLGEDTQSSQRTSLECHLGTHSKSSSAFFVPSDSCLPLTVPSCTRCSVKPNSKCNHSSINKEHVYTFCVDSVPQAYSCTVNQDVNIWHSKHDHPSSRVVSKILSHIPNSSSLKHLKFCDACQKGKSHKLPFPVSSSRVNQSLALIHTDLWGPAHVASKEGYYVHLEDDYSRFTWIFSLTLKSQAFDVFIQFNGLVEKKFGLPIKSIQADWEGEYRVFEHYLGDQGIKFQHPCPHTHEQNGRA; this comes from the exons ATGGTCTTGCAACTCCTCAACGGTCTTGGTCCCGAGTTTTATCCTGTAGTGTCGGGTATTACCTCTCGTGATGATTCTCTTACTCTGGAATCGATTCAAGCACTATTAATGGCTCATGAGAGTCCTCTTGAACGTCATCAAACTATGTCTGATCTCTCCAACAAGATGGATGCCAATATTACTTTTGGTCCTTCAAGAAATGGACCCTTCGCTGCTTACAGATCAACTTACAATTATGGTCGAAGTTCTAACTATGAATCTGCTTCAAGAAACACTAGTCGAGGATTTTCTCGAGGCCCTCCTATCTCTGTTAAACTTCTTTGTCAAGTCTACTTGAAAAGTGGTCACACTGCTGCAGTTTGTCATTATAGGTTTGATAAAACCTTTATCACTCCAAAGGCAGGCACTACTCAACCACGTGTGTATCTCATTGAGCAAGAAATTGCATACGACCCTCAAGCTTATGTCACTTCTTCTCTCCCAAACTTTGGTGATGATGGGTGTTGGATGCAGACACAGGCGCCACCAATAATGTTGCATATGGGATGGAACATTTGGACTCTGCAGTTCCTTTTACTAGGAATGAAACTCTCGTTGTTGGTGATG GACAAGCAATCGGGGAGAGTCTTGCTAAAACGGAAGGTTAGGGATGTTTTGTATATGCTTGGTGAGGATACTCAAAGTTCACAAAGGACTTCTCTGGAATGTCATCTAGGTACacattcaaagtcttcatcagcCTTTTTTGTTCCATCTGATTCTTGTTTACCTTTAACTGTTCCAAGTTGTACTCGTTGTTCTGTTAAACCAAATTCCAAATGTAATCATTCTTCTATCAATAAAGAACATGTTTATACTTTTTGTGTTGATTCTGTACCACAAGCTTACTCATGTACTGTCAATCAAGATGTCAATATATGGCACTCAAAACATGACCATCCATCTTCTAGAGTTGTAAGTAAAATACTCTCTcatattcctaattctagttcattAAAACACTTAAAATTCTGTGATGCCTGTCAAAAAGGCAAAAGCCACAAACTGCCTTTTCCAGTGTCTAGTAGTAGAGTAAATCAGTCTTTAGCACTTATTCATACGGATCTTTGGGGTCCGGCTCATGTTGCATCCAAAGAAGGTTACTATGTTCATTTGGAAGATGACTATAGTCGATTTACATGGATTTTTTCCTTAACACTTAAATCAcaagcatttgatgtgtttatTCAGTTTAATGGTTTGGTTGAGAAAAAATTTGGTTTACCAATCAAAAGTATACAAGCAGATTGGGAAGGGGAGTATAGAGTTTTTGAACATTACTTGGGGGATCAAGGCATAAAATTTCAGCATCCATGTCCCCACACACATGAACAAAATGGGAGAGCTTAA